One Danio rerio strain Tuebingen ecotype United States chromosome 13, GRCz12tu, whole genome shotgun sequence DNA window includes the following coding sequences:
- the arhgap22a gene encoding rho GTPase-activating protein 22 isoform X3, with protein MGLGCRKLQEHQSVHAKGCTGEKDRSALSHEAFLLMANSQNDMEDWVKAIRRVIWAPFGGGIFGQHLEDTVQYERKFGPRLAPLLVEQCVDFIREQGLKEEGLFRMPGQANLVKELQDAFDCGDKPLFDSNTDVHTVASLLKLYLRELPEPVIPFNKYEDFLTCAQLLLKDEEMGLGELVKQVSTLPQANYNLLKYICKFLDEVQSHSNENKMSVQNLATVFGPNILRPKIEDPVSMMEGTTQVQQLMTVLISEHERLYVGNERDVSSDHTGSCPRGQRGMVEWISDEELLNCSSPSQISKVVESVSGSATSLDINMVAPTTAKMTPQGKVGLTVSPSKQVKSLPSWKYSFKSGGVRAQPAKIGGSSVDVSTLPSTGNWLMNGLSSLRSHRRTSSGERMGKDSALSHRLSTYDNVTSSSLSVPSVASTPWSTSSCEILVGGSVGSDPSGLNSVKDWSVQGQSEDRSSEVTESSEALEMCVSSAGCSENGNVEDKGNVTEDNDTSTTALNSLVTELKGELKKQKANYESRIRRLEESSAALHKQMERLEEEMDQEKKKYRMLEIKLRNSERAREDAETRNRLLQNEMEEFFSTLGDLTLGTRTSKI; from the exons GCTGTACAGGAGAGAAGGACAGATCGGCTCTCAGCCATGAGGCTTTCCTGCTTATGGCAAACTCCCAGAATGACATGGAGGATTGGGTCAAAGCCATCAGACGTGTCATCTGGGCTCCCTTTGGAGGAG GAATTTTTGGTCAACATCTGGAAGACACAGTACAGTATGAGAGGAAGTTTGGACCTCGACTGGCCCCTCTGTTGGTGGAGCAGTGTGTGGATTTCATACGGGAACAGGGTCTGAAAGAGGAGGGTCTCTTTAGGATGCCAGGACAAGCCAACCTGGTCAAAGAACTTCAAGATGCTTTTGACTGTGGAGACAAGCCTCTGTTCGACAG TAACACTGACGTTCACACAGTGGCGTCCCTACTGAAGCTCTACCTCAGAGAGCTGCCCGAGCCTGTCATCCCCTTTAACAAATATGAGGACTTTCTTACCTGTGCACAGCTTCTGTTAAAAGATGAAGAAATG GGGCTGGGTGAGCTTGTGAAGCAGGTCAGCACTCTTCCTCAGGCTAATTATAATTTGTTAAAGTACATTTGCAA ATTCTTAGATGAGGTGCAATCACATTCAAATGAGAACAAGATGAGCGTTCAGAACCTTGCAACAGTTTTTGGACCAAATATCCTTCGGCCTAAAATAGAGGACCCTGTTTCAATGATGGAAG GAACCACCCAGGTGCAACAACTGATGACGGTGTTGATCAGTGAACATGAACGTCTGTATGTGGGGAACGAGAGAGATGTGTCTTCTGACCACACTGGAAGCTGTCCTCGAGGCCAGCGTGGCATGGTGGAGTGGATCTCTGATGAGGAATTGCTGAACTGCTCATCGCCGAGTCAGATATCCAAAGTGGTAGAAAGTGTATCCGGCAGTGCCACATCGTTAGATATCAATATGGTTGCTCCCACCACTGCCAAAATGACACCTCAGGGAAAAGTCGGACTGACAGTCAGCCCTAGCAAACAGGTGAAATCCCTCCCGTCCTGGAAATACTCATTCAAAAGCGGAGGGGTACGAGCTCAGCCTGCAAAAATCGGAGGCTCATCTGTAGATGTGTCCACTTTGCCCAGTACAGGCAACTGGTTGATGAACGGCCTTTCTTCGTTGCGCAGCCACCGGCGTACGTCATCAGGAGAGCGCATGGGCAAGGATTCAGCTTTATCGCACCGTCTGTCCACTTATGACAATGTAACCTCATCCAGTCTCAGTGTTCCCAGCGTTGCCAGCACACCCTGGTCCACATCCTCGTGTGAGATCCTAGTGGGCGGCTCTGTGGGCAGTGACCCCTCAGGACTGAATTCGGTTAAGGACTGGTCTGTCCAAGGGCAAAGTGAAGACAGGAGTTCAGAGGTCACAGAGAGCAGCGAGGCACTGGAAATGTGTGTAAGTAGTGCAGGATGCAGCGAGAATGGAAATGTTGAAGATAAGGGAAACGTCACAGAAGATAATGACACTAGCACGACAGCACTTAACAGCCTGGTAACAGAGCTGAAAGGCGAGTTGAAGAAACAGAAGGCCAACTATGAATCCAGAATACGAAG GCTAGAGGAATCAAGTGCCGCTTTGCACAAGCAAATGGAAAGGCTGGAGGAGGAGATGGACCAGGAGAAGAAGAAGTATCGCATGTTGGAAATTAAACTGCGAAATTCTGAACGTGCTCGTGAGGACGCAGAGACCCGCAACCGCTTGCTCCAGAACGAGATGGAGGAGTTCTTCTCCACTCTGGGGGATCTTACACTGGGAACAAGAACAAGCAAAATTTGA